In Acetivibrio cellulolyticus CD2, the sequence ATGAGAAATCGTTTCGCTAAATTTCATAATCTGCCTGAACTTATGAATATGTTTGGGCTTGTGGCGGACATACAGACGGCAGATATGCTAAAACTTCCAACACCTGATATTGATGGTGGTAAAGCAACAATTATTGCCACAGAAGCAACACAATTTCAAAAAATGCTTATGGAAACCTTTGTTGAGAGGGCTGAGAAAATCCGAACCAGGGAAGTAGAGGCATGTGTAGATAATATGCTGAAACTAACAAATGAAGCCAAGCTCATGTCGATTGATCCACGGTTGGTAATTGGAGAAGCTCCAAATGATGAGGAAAGTAAGCTTAATATTGCCATCCGCAAGGTTTTTGAAGTATGGAAAGATACAAAAGAATCCCGTTCAACACAAATTATTTTTTGCGATTCGGGTACTCCAAAGCCGGGTCAGTTCAATGTTTATGATGAAATTAAGGATTGTCTCATTGAGAAAGGCATTAATGCTGAGGAGATAGCTTTTGTTCATGATGCAAAGACGGATGAACAAAGAGAAACATTATTTGAAAGGGTAAGAGCTGGTGAAGTCAGAATACTGCTTGGAAGTACGTCAAAACTCGGAACTGGTACAAATGTTCAAAATAAGCTCATTGCTGTACACCACCTTGATTGTCCGTGGAGACCAAGTGATATTGAGCAGCGGGATGGCAGAATCCTAAGACAGGGGAATGAAAATCCGGTAGTAAACATCTTTAGGTATGTTACAAAAGGTACCTTTGATGCTTACTTGTGGCAGATTCAAGAGCAAAAACTGAAGTATATAAGTCAGGTAATGACAGGGAAAAGCATTTCATGTTCTTGTGAGGATATGGATGAGACTGTTTTATCGGCAGCAGAGGTAAAGGCTATTGCAACCTCAAATCCTTTGTTGGCTGAGAAAATGGAAGTAGATAATGAAATTACAAGGTTAAAGCTTTTAAAAGCCAATTGGAACAATGAAAGGATAATTCTAAAGAGAAGTGTTGAAAGCAAATATCCTGGCTTGATAGCCCATTGTGAACAGAAGATTGAAGGATTAATAAAGGATATTGGTTTGAGGGATAAGTCTACTTCTCAGGATTTCATAATGAATATTGATGGGAAAGTATTTGATGAAAGGGTAAAAGCAGGGGAAAGACTTCTTGTGATGAGTAAGATTAATGATATTGCTATAAATGGTGATCCAGTTGAAGTAGGTCATTATCGGGGTTTTAAGATTTTACTTGCTCGAACAGGTTTTGAGCAGATGGAGGTGCAAATTAAAGGGACCTTGACTTATCGTGCGGAGTTTAGTAATTCTGAACTTGGCTGTATTACAAGAATAGAAAATGCTGTAGAAAGAATTGACGGTGTTCTTAATGATACTGTTAGGAAATTGGAGGATGCAAAAGTACAACTTGAAGAAGCAAAGGCGGAAGTAGACAAGCCCTTTGAATTTGAAGAGCGGCTTAATGAATTTTCAGCTCGTCAGGCAGAGATAAACACCAAATTAGAGTTTAAAGAATTAAGGGAACAGGAAGAAGTTATTGTTGATGAAAATGGGCAAGGAAATGAAAATGAGTATCAGGAAGAGGAATTGAAATGTGAAATGGCAATTGCTGAAAGATAGCAGAAATGGAGGTGCATTTAATGACCACAGAAATAAAGAAAACATACCGCCATTTTACAGATGAAGAAATCCAACGTGCTAACAGTGTTGATTTAATTGACCTAGCACGACAATATGGTTTTCAACTTGAAAAAGGCGGGCGTAAAGCAATGCATGCTAAACAATCAGGAGGACTATATATATTCAAAGATAGCAATCGTTTTTATCATTGGACTGCCGACGAAAAAGGTGGTCCAATTGATTTTGTGATGAAATATGGGAACGCATCTTATCAGGAGGCAGTAGCAATGCTGCTAGGAGAACGTTATGAGAGCTATATTCGTGAGAGTGTAACTTATGTTAAAGAAGAGAAAGGGGAGGTAATTCTTCCGGATAAAGCAGAAAACTTCAAAAGGGTTTATTGGTATTTGATTTCTATAAGGGGTATTGATTCTCAAATTGTATCAGTATTAATGAATGAGAAGAAAATTTATCAGGAAGGAAAGTATGGAAACTGTGTTTTTGTTGGATATGATGAGACCGGTACTGCAAAATACTGTTCTATGCGAGGTACATATGGGAGCAAACCATTTAAAATGGATGCAGTTAATTCTGATAAAAGCTATCCTTTTGTTATAGAAGGAAAAGGGAATCATCTGTTTGTATGTGAAAGCCCTATTGATGCTATGAGCCATGCTACACTTGCAGGTATGTTT encodes:
- a CDS encoding DUF3991 domain-containing protein — encoded protein: MTTEIKKTYRHFTDEEIQRANSVDLIDLARQYGFQLEKGGRKAMHAKQSGGLYIFKDSNRFYHWTADEKGGPIDFVMKYGNASYQEAVAMLLGERYESYIRESVTYVKEEKGEVILPDKAENFKRVYWYLISIRGIDSQIVSVLMNEKKIYQEGKYGNCVFVGYDETGTAKYCSMRGTYGSKPFKMDAVNSDKSYPFVIEGKGNHLFVCESPIDAMSHATLAGMFKKDWKDDHRISLGCVWDGALERYLSWHPEINKIVFALDNDYLARDKDDNYRNWGQLAARKWCDKYNEMGYDVAIHKPHLKDFNQDLLGIRGGKTPADLDTIRENELRLAFEKDAVDENSLEEFEL